A single window of Puniceicoccus vermicola DNA harbors:
- a CDS encoding sugar transferase, whose amino-acid sequence MNTISNDGFQLHNRHFVLPRHRVVRTTFSMRCWIFCQRLIAMLALCILSPLIFVMWALVKGTSKGPFLFTQERPGIEGKTFKIFKVRTMQVGSEKATALGVQNNSPQVTSIGRILRTLKLDELPQLWNVACGDMALVGPRPIPSKLNEELCEKIPGFSRRYQIRPGLTSIGQICVNDNALDDKLVEDWKIRFEGELHYMRHRSVLYDFVMIAMTSLYVFKKFLEK is encoded by the coding sequence ATGAATACCATCTCAAACGACGGATTTCAGCTTCACAATCGGCATTTCGTTCTTCCCCGCCATCGCGTGGTGCGGACCACCTTTTCCATGCGGTGCTGGATCTTTTGCCAACGGTTGATCGCCATGCTGGCCCTGTGCATCCTCTCTCCGCTGATCTTTGTGATGTGGGCGCTGGTGAAGGGCACCTCAAAGGGACCGTTCCTCTTCACGCAGGAGCGTCCGGGGATCGAGGGCAAGACCTTCAAAATCTTCAAAGTCCGGACGATGCAGGTGGGCAGTGAAAAGGCGACGGCTCTCGGGGTTCAAAACAACAGCCCCCAAGTAACCTCGATCGGCCGCATTCTCCGCACCCTGAAACTCGACGAGCTCCCCCAACTCTGGAACGTCGCCTGTGGAGACATGGCCCTAGTCGGCCCCCGCCCCATCCCCAGCAAGCTGAATGAAGAACTCTGCGAGAAGATCCCCGGTTTCTCCCGGCGCTACCAGATCCGGCCCGGCCTCACCAGCATCGGCCAAATCTGCGTCAACGACAACGCGCTCGACGACAAGCTGGTCGAAGACTGGAAAATCCGCTTCGAGGGGGAACTTCACTACATGCGTCACCGCTCCGTTCTCTACGACTTCGTCATGATCGCGATGACCTCTCTCTACGTCTTCAAAAAATTCCTCGAAAAATGA
- a CDS encoding glycosyltransferase, which yields MYTIALCIATYRRPKMLQTLLESLAKITLPEDCEVELRIVDNDSEGSGKPVIDAFRHSTRRFSGIRYTSEPAQNIALARNASINMGGADFFIFVDDDEWVCEEWLVKLIKAAEDYKADSVFGPVYGICTPGTARWIVKGQFFDKLVPPTGTDIDWKNTRTSNTLVRGSWFNGPNEFRFDAELGRSGGSDSDLFSRISAAGGKFVSCAEAEVYEHAPESRTSLRWLWGRAYRNGLIYERISSRRDDEISSTKRFFRRLGAAVILSTKGIPGVLRGDSSQFFRGLLKIPLAMGGLKAAMRPDATSKHVAYKGAKETTKVAFLTNIVSPYRKPVFERLSQTPNWDFTVYADAKREFDRQWEVDSNGLTIVHPKCLSWKRKVRSQKPVPFEQTITLHIPFGLLKNLFSDKPDIVISLELGLRTAIAAFYCRLARKRLIIWAYQSRISGTQGQSRLLWRKFLLRQAEKVVGMGIQAREVLRGWGVPDEKIVDALNAADHVTLRAKLSAPGAQEKVSQISLENAPNKKMAIVVGRLIPLKGVEYLLDLWKDLPNDILEEWQLIFIGDGPLSVLITEANCPSITWKGPVPSEEMAYWYKAADLHIFPTCGDVWGLVVNEASEVGTPSLCSIHAGCCDNLIHSEFDGLQFDPTQKKQASRELIDALDNPRLKTMGQAAKATIAPFSLDNLAESFRKATLTA from the coding sequence GTGTATACCATTGCCCTCTGCATCGCCACATATCGCCGGCCGAAGATGCTCCAGACCCTCCTTGAGAGCTTGGCAAAAATCACCCTCCCGGAAGACTGCGAAGTCGAGCTGCGAATCGTCGACAACGATAGCGAAGGCTCCGGCAAACCGGTCATTGATGCCTTCCGACATAGCACTCGCCGATTTTCCGGAATAAGATACACCTCCGAACCCGCTCAAAACATCGCCCTCGCCCGCAATGCCTCGATCAATATGGGGGGGGCAGATTTCTTCATCTTCGTCGACGATGACGAGTGGGTCTGCGAAGAGTGGCTTGTCAAATTGATCAAAGCCGCCGAGGACTACAAGGCCGACTCGGTTTTCGGCCCCGTTTACGGGATCTGCACCCCTGGCACTGCCCGCTGGATCGTCAAGGGCCAGTTTTTCGACAAGCTCGTTCCCCCCACTGGCACTGACATCGATTGGAAGAATACCCGCACCAGTAACACCCTCGTGCGCGGGAGTTGGTTCAATGGCCCAAATGAATTTCGGTTCGACGCCGAGCTCGGCCGCAGTGGAGGGTCGGACAGCGACCTCTTTTCCCGCATCTCTGCTGCTGGAGGCAAATTCGTCTCCTGCGCGGAAGCCGAGGTCTACGAGCATGCCCCGGAGTCCCGCACCTCACTCCGCTGGCTTTGGGGTCGTGCCTATCGGAATGGCTTGATCTACGAGCGCATTTCCTCCCGCCGAGACGATGAAATCTCTTCCACCAAGCGATTCTTCCGCCGGCTCGGAGCTGCCGTAATTCTCTCCACCAAAGGCATTCCCGGAGTTCTTCGCGGAGACTCATCCCAATTTTTCCGGGGACTTCTGAAGATCCCTCTGGCCATGGGTGGGTTGAAAGCAGCGATGCGCCCGGATGCCACCTCGAAGCACGTTGCCTACAAGGGAGCGAAGGAGACAACGAAAGTCGCCTTTCTCACCAATATCGTTAGCCCTTACCGCAAGCCCGTGTTCGAGCGACTGAGCCAAACTCCCAACTGGGATTTTACCGTCTACGCCGATGCCAAAAGAGAGTTTGACCGGCAGTGGGAGGTGGACTCGAACGGGTTAACAATCGTTCACCCCAAATGTCTCAGCTGGAAGCGAAAGGTGCGGAGCCAGAAACCCGTCCCCTTCGAACAGACGATCACTCTCCACATCCCCTTCGGACTGCTGAAAAACCTCTTCTCGGATAAGCCCGACATCGTGATCAGTCTCGAGCTCGGGCTGCGGACGGCAATCGCCGCCTTCTACTGCAGGCTTGCCCGCAAGCGACTGATCATCTGGGCCTATCAATCCCGGATCAGCGGCACCCAGGGCCAATCCCGCCTGCTGTGGAGAAAGTTTCTGCTGCGCCAGGCAGAGAAGGTCGTCGGAATGGGAATTCAAGCCCGTGAGGTTCTCCGCGGATGGGGAGTGCCCGACGAAAAAATCGTCGACGCCCTCAACGCCGCCGATCACGTCACGCTTCGCGCAAAGCTCTCCGCTCCCGGTGCGCAAGAAAAGGTCTCCCAAATCTCGCTCGAGAACGCTCCGAACAAAAAGATGGCCATCGTTGTGGGGCGTCTCATCCCCCTCAAGGGAGTAGAATACCTTCTCGACCTTTGGAAAGATCTTCCCAATGACATCCTTGAGGAATGGCAACTGATCTTCATTGGTGACGGTCCCTTATCCGTACTCATCACCGAGGCCAACTGCCCATCGATCACCTGGAAAGGCCCGGTCCCCAGCGAAGAAATGGCTTACTGGTATAAGGCAGCCGATCTCCATATTTTTCCCACATGTGGCGACGTCTGGGGCCTCGTAGTCAATGAGGCCAGTGAAGTAGGCACCCCCTCCCTCTGCTCCATTCATGCCGGTTGCTGCGACAATCTGATTCATTCCGAATTCGATGGCCTCCAATTTGATCCGACCCAGAAAAAACAGGCCAGTCGTGAGTTGATCGACGCCCTCGACAATCCGCGGCTCAAGACAATGGGACAAGCGGCCAAGGCAACCATTGCCCCCTTCAGCCTCGACAACCTCGCAGAGAGTTTTCGCAAAGCCACGCTAACCGCCTAG
- a CDS encoding SLBB domain-containing protein: MRFIKPVHLLLPALGLISGCVHHPHNPGPGEYAWAETIYEPSSQVPNVEQAPFQKQASPTDESYLDLNRPAGQPIDLTQTVENINASENARRKALNPKSNPNSSRLENLYEGNFEQAPSDDLTQFGYDYFRAGGSSSASVGPVPSNYRIGTGDEVIISLSGNVEAYHKLTVDRNGNIQIPNFGTLPVSGVAFGELADRIDSFLQERRVGYDLGVSLGQLRQIQINVIGRVAQPGRIEVSSLSTPLDVLVAAGGPTKDGSLRNISLVHPDQTRSDIDLYDFLLGNRESFDFPQLMDGDTLHVPSIGPTVGVAGYVQQPAIYEIPESPVTIEQVVNLAGGLTAFSFTPLAQLERTLDGRGRERIDISLDEEGMQTKMANGELLTVSAVDEIRKAIVRIEGSIVRPGNYAYSQGMRLSDLVENADGLSIDAFLPQVFISRQIGPALPVGTITERTGHLQSNRIIVKDLSKALVGDPFHDIELMPLDLVTVRSQKESNIYASVEIIGSVLNPGKYQLTPDMRVTDLVAIAGNPNSDVYYDEAELIRQVFDPETRRMDVKRFRFNLNEALESTEGDEHKNNPLLANGDKLIIRSLQKAQVRVSISGSVRFPGTYIFPSGSRITDLISAAGGVLPDADLRAAKFTRLSTKRLQQDRLEHLLETSRRANEEALTNLIQTGNSQDAISAKLALRQNLSSINRMRKMQADGRIVIPFAKSNFPETPYNLTLESGDALEIPRYHSTISIAGFVYNPISLVVDDYMTVKEALDQAGGLTDEGDEDLLYVVRADGSVDSVSQPGHHLTMRSRLLPGDVLIAPESVQERTIGGQIQDILIVARQLAEIGLIGSNISRGSDTTLVSPLIYEGPEGVSEEIVE, translated from the coding sequence ATGCGTTTCATTAAACCCGTCCACCTTCTCCTCCCGGCTCTTGGACTCATCTCAGGCTGCGTCCACCATCCCCACAATCCCGGCCCGGGCGAATACGCTTGGGCCGAAACCATCTACGAACCCTCGAGCCAAGTTCCCAATGTCGAGCAAGCCCCTTTTCAAAAGCAGGCAAGCCCGACCGACGAGAGCTATCTCGATCTCAATCGGCCCGCCGGCCAACCGATCGACCTCACCCAAACCGTCGAGAATATCAACGCCTCCGAAAATGCCCGGCGCAAGGCGCTCAATCCCAAATCCAATCCCAACTCCTCCCGGCTGGAAAATCTCTACGAAGGCAACTTTGAACAAGCTCCATCCGACGATCTCACCCAGTTCGGATACGATTATTTCCGCGCCGGCGGAAGTAGCTCTGCCAGCGTGGGCCCAGTCCCCTCGAACTATCGGATTGGAACCGGAGATGAGGTCATCATCAGCCTGAGCGGCAACGTCGAGGCCTACCACAAACTCACCGTCGACCGGAACGGAAACATCCAGATCCCCAACTTCGGCACCCTTCCCGTTTCCGGGGTTGCGTTCGGCGAACTGGCCGATCGCATCGACTCCTTTCTCCAAGAACGTCGGGTCGGATACGATCTCGGAGTCAGTCTAGGTCAGCTTCGGCAGATCCAGATCAACGTGATCGGACGCGTCGCCCAGCCGGGGCGAATCGAGGTCTCGTCGCTCAGTACTCCCCTTGATGTCCTCGTCGCCGCCGGAGGCCCCACCAAGGATGGATCCCTCCGCAACATCAGCCTCGTCCATCCCGACCAAACACGTTCCGACATCGATCTCTACGACTTCCTCCTCGGGAACCGGGAATCATTCGACTTTCCTCAACTGATGGACGGGGACACCCTCCATGTTCCGAGCATCGGGCCGACTGTCGGAGTCGCTGGCTACGTTCAGCAACCCGCCATTTACGAGATCCCTGAATCTCCGGTAACCATCGAACAAGTGGTCAACCTTGCCGGAGGACTTACCGCATTCTCGTTCACCCCGCTCGCCCAACTGGAGCGAACTCTGGATGGACGCGGACGCGAGCGAATCGACATCTCGCTCGATGAGGAAGGGATGCAAACAAAGATGGCCAACGGCGAGCTGCTTACCGTCAGCGCCGTCGATGAGATTCGCAAAGCCATCGTCCGGATCGAGGGAAGCATCGTCCGCCCCGGAAACTACGCCTACTCTCAGGGGATGCGTTTGAGTGACCTCGTTGAGAATGCCGATGGACTCTCCATCGACGCCTTCCTGCCACAAGTCTTTATCTCGAGACAGATCGGTCCAGCCCTCCCCGTTGGGACGATTACCGAGCGCACCGGACACCTCCAGTCGAACCGGATCATCGTCAAAGACCTCAGCAAAGCCCTGGTCGGCGACCCCTTCCACGATATTGAGCTCATGCCGCTCGATTTGGTTACCGTCCGCAGTCAGAAAGAATCCAACATCTACGCCTCGGTTGAAATCATCGGCTCCGTGCTCAACCCCGGAAAGTATCAACTCACCCCAGACATGCGCGTCACCGATCTGGTCGCCATCGCCGGAAATCCCAACAGTGATGTCTATTATGATGAGGCGGAGTTGATCCGTCAGGTCTTCGACCCGGAAACGAGGCGCATGGACGTAAAAAGATTTCGCTTCAACTTGAATGAGGCCCTCGAATCGACCGAAGGAGACGAGCACAAGAACAACCCTCTTCTGGCCAACGGCGATAAATTGATCATCCGCTCTCTCCAGAAAGCGCAGGTCCGTGTTTCGATCTCCGGGAGCGTTCGGTTCCCCGGAACCTATATTTTCCCCTCCGGCTCTCGCATCACCGACCTCATCTCCGCTGCCGGAGGCGTCCTTCCCGACGCCGATTTGCGGGCGGCGAAGTTTACCCGACTCAGTACCAAAAGGCTTCAACAGGACCGTCTTGAGCACTTGCTCGAGACATCCCGACGTGCCAACGAGGAGGCATTGACCAACCTCATTCAGACAGGCAACTCCCAAGATGCCATCTCGGCGAAACTCGCCCTCCGGCAGAACCTTTCCAGTATCAACCGTATGCGAAAGATGCAGGCAGACGGCCGGATCGTTATCCCTTTTGCCAAATCGAATTTCCCCGAGACCCCCTACAACCTCACCCTCGAAAGTGGAGACGCCCTCGAAATCCCCCGCTACCATTCGACCATCAGCATCGCTGGGTTTGTCTACAATCCAATCAGCCTCGTAGTCGACGACTACATGACAGTGAAGGAAGCCTTGGATCAAGCTGGGGGTCTCACGGATGAAGGGGATGAAGACCTACTCTACGTGGTCCGTGCGGACGGAAGCGTCGACAGCGTCTCCCAACCCGGACACCACCTCACGATGCGCTCGAGGCTCCTTCCCGGTGATGTTCTCATCGCCCCGGAATCGGTCCAGGAACGTACCATCGGTGGCCAGATTCAGGATATTCTCATCGTCGCCCGCCAACTTGCTGAAATCGGCCTGATCGGCTCAAACATCTCCCGCGGCTCCGACACCACTCTTGTTAGCCCCTTGATCTACGAAGGCCCTGAGGGCGTCTCTGAAGAGATCGTCGAGTGA
- a CDS encoding WecB/TagA/CpsF family glycosyltransferase, protein MSTLSPSTSSSFTSTEVVDTPIANLDYDGSVAQITEWARNHESRYIGVCNVHSVISSRWTPKLREALTHSDFNTADGMPIVWMQKLLGYKDASRVYGPTLMLHTLAAAERQGLKVAFYGGHEDRLPILLEKLKEKFPELKIVEAISPPFRAITAEEDEEYTRRLVESEAQILWVGIGCPKQEDWMRQHRGRIPAVMLGVGAAFDFHAGAVAQAPSYLQKIGMEWAYRLYREPKRLFKRYLTTNPIFIYKATLQLIRHYCSFSAKRQNTAH, encoded by the coding sequence ATGAGCACTCTCTCCCCTTCCACTTCCTCATCCTTCACCTCAACCGAGGTCGTCGACACCCCCATCGCGAACCTGGACTACGACGGATCCGTCGCCCAGATCACCGAATGGGCCCGCAATCACGAGAGCCGCTACATCGGAGTCTGCAACGTTCACTCCGTAATCTCCTCCCGGTGGACTCCAAAGCTCAGAGAGGCGCTGACTCATTCCGACTTCAACACCGCCGATGGCATGCCCATTGTCTGGATGCAGAAACTCCTCGGCTACAAGGACGCCAGTCGCGTCTACGGGCCGACCTTGATGCTCCACACCCTTGCCGCAGCCGAGCGACAGGGCCTCAAGGTAGCCTTCTACGGCGGGCATGAAGATCGTCTCCCGATCCTCTTGGAAAAGCTGAAAGAGAAGTTTCCCGAGCTGAAGATCGTCGAAGCGATCAGTCCCCCCTTCCGCGCCATTACTGCCGAGGAGGACGAGGAATACACCCGCCGTCTCGTCGAGTCCGAAGCCCAGATTCTCTGGGTCGGGATCGGATGCCCGAAACAGGAAGACTGGATGCGCCAGCACCGTGGACGGATCCCCGCCGTGATGCTCGGTGTTGGAGCCGCCTTCGACTTTCACGCCGGGGCCGTCGCCCAAGCCCCCAGCTACCTGCAAAAAATCGGCATGGAATGGGCCTACCGGCTCTACCGCGAACCCAAACGCCTCTTCAAACGCTACCTCACGACCAATCCCATCTTTATCTACAAAGCCACGTTGCAGCTCATCCGGCACTACTGCTCGTTTTCTGCAAAACGTCAGAACACCGCTCATTGA